In a single window of the Caproicibacterium sp. BJN0003 genome:
- a CDS encoding branched-chain amino acid ABC transporter permease: MDFVQQVINGLAQGGIYSLIAIGWTTVFGIVGVMNWTHGEVYMLGAFAGYFLCTMGMPFIPALLLSMLIGSGIAIAIDEFGYKPLRKKGKMAVAGFITALGLSTFLRYSANAAFTPNPRAYPDVIDYQLIPILTVDGKTLTISSIHLTILAGTMLIMVLLELFIRRTITGKAMLAASQDMQTLGLMGANSEVLIKVTFAISGALGAAAGVFVGTIYAINPMMGALAGLKGWAVAILGGIGSITGSLIGGLILGVAENLTAGFISTGYKDAIGFIIMIAVLLIKPTGLLGFKFDEKV, translated from the coding sequence ATGGATTTTGTACAGCAAGTAATTAACGGCTTGGCACAAGGCGGTATTTATTCGCTGATTGCCATTGGCTGGACGACAGTTTTTGGAATCGTGGGTGTTATGAACTGGACTCACGGTGAAGTTTATATGTTGGGTGCTTTTGCAGGGTATTTCCTTTGTACTATGGGAATGCCGTTTATTCCAGCATTGCTTTTATCTATGCTGATTGGTTCGGGAATTGCAATCGCAATTGATGAATTTGGATATAAACCGCTTCGTAAAAAAGGAAAAATGGCAGTTGCAGGATTTATCACTGCACTGGGCCTTTCCACATTCCTCCGCTATAGCGCCAATGCGGCATTTACGCCAAATCCGCGTGCATATCCGGACGTAATTGATTATCAGCTCATTCCGATTTTGACAGTTGACGGTAAAACGTTGACGATCAGCTCCATTCATTTGACGATTCTTGCGGGAACGATGCTGATCATGGTTCTTCTGGAACTCTTTATCCGCCGTACCATCACCGGAAAAGCGATGCTGGCAGCCTCTCAGGATATGCAGACGCTGGGATTGATGGGTGCGAACAGCGAAGTTCTGATTAAAGTCACTTTTGCAATCAGCGGCGCCTTGGGTGCGGCTGCCGGTGTTTTTGTCGGCACGATTTATGCGATTAACCCAATGATGGGTGCACTTGCAGGGCTCAAAGGCTGGGCTGTTGCAATTCTTGGAGGAATTGGTTCCATTACCGGTTCTTTAATTGGAGGACTGATCCTCGGAGTGGCAGAAAACTTGACGGCCGGATTTATTTCTACCGGCTATAAAGATGCAATCGGCTTCATTATTATGATTGCAGTTCTTTTGATTAAGCCGACCGGTTTGCTTGGCTTTAAGTTTGATGAAAAAGTTTGA